The following coding sequences are from one Psychrobacter sp. AH5 window:
- the potB gene encoding spermidine/putrescine ABC transporter permease PotB codes for MARSSPKSLSTNSPFRTVTLWLIWGWLLIFALLPNILVIAVSFLTRDTSDFISLPITIESYLRLVDPLYFEVFVHSLWMAGITTLLCLLLGYPFAWLVSRAKPRRQPLLMLLLILPFWTNSLVRVYALKLLLATNGLVNKALLAIGIIETPINMLYTQGAVIVGLTYLLFPFMVLPLYAVFTDLRNDMLLASQDLGASKRQTFWHVVLPLTTPGIISGILLVLLPAMGMFYVADILGGSRNLLVGNIIKNQFLDARDWPFGAAASVLLTLAMAVLLLAYRASSKRIGKTDFNEVA; via the coding sequence ATGGCGCGTAGTAGTCCTAAAAGTCTCAGCACTAATAGCCCCTTTCGCACCGTAACCCTATGGCTGATATGGGGCTGGCTGCTTATCTTTGCGTTACTGCCTAATATCTTAGTGATTGCTGTTAGCTTTTTGACGCGCGATACTAGCGATTTTATTAGCTTGCCGATCACTATTGAGAGCTATCTACGTTTGGTAGATCCGCTCTATTTTGAGGTGTTTGTCCATTCCTTATGGATGGCAGGTATCACAACCTTGCTATGCTTATTGCTCGGTTATCCCTTTGCTTGGCTGGTCTCTAGAGCCAAGCCGCGCCGGCAACCGCTGTTGATGCTGCTGTTAATATTGCCGTTTTGGACCAACTCCTTAGTGCGCGTTTATGCGCTCAAGCTTTTGCTTGCGACTAATGGCTTAGTTAATAAAGCGCTGCTTGCCATCGGTATTATCGAGACGCCTATTAATATGCTCTATACTCAAGGCGCGGTTATCGTTGGCCTAACCTACTTACTGTTTCCATTTATGGTGTTGCCGCTATACGCGGTATTTACCGACTTGCGTAATGATATGCTACTTGCCTCGCAAGACTTAGGCGCCTCAAAACGTCAAACCTTTTGGCACGTCGTGCTGCCATTGACGACCCCTGGCATAATCTCCGGCATCTTACTGGTATTACTGCCCGCGATGGGCATGTTCTATGTCGCTGATATTTTGGGCGGTTCGCGTAACTTACTGGTGGGTAATATCATCAAAAATCAATTTTTGGATGCGCGCGATTGGCCATTTGGCGCGGCAGCTAGCGTGTTATTGACCTTAGCAATGGCGGTATTATTATTGGCTTATCGCGCTAGTAGCAAACGCATTGGCAAAACTGACTTCAATGAGGTGGCTTGA
- the potC gene encoding spermidine/putrescine ABC transporter permease PotC: protein MSTNSANSVNKPKKSLKLASIAAKSYLSLIYLLLYLPIIVLVVMSFNESKTGYNWGGFSLKWYESLFNNQAMLDAFWHSIVLGLVAATVSTLIGTLTAMALHRYNFRGKGLLNGLLFVLMMSPEIVLAISLLALFLLIGLQLGFVSLLLAHITFCLPFVVITVFARLSSLDEKLMEAARDLGASEATMVRTVLIPVILPAVMAGWLLAFTLSLDDVVVSTFVTGPSYEILPLRIYSMVRVGLKPEVNAIGTLLLAASLVLVIISQLLLRRR from the coding sequence ATGTCTACTAATTCTGCTAACTCAGTGAATAAACCAAAAAAGTCGCTAAAACTAGCTAGCATCGCTGCCAAGAGCTATCTAAGCTTAATCTACTTGCTGCTTTATCTGCCTATTATCGTCTTAGTCGTGATGTCTTTTAACGAGTCTAAGACGGGCTACAACTGGGGCGGTTTCAGCCTAAAATGGTATGAGTCGCTATTTAATAATCAGGCGATGCTCGATGCTTTTTGGCATTCTATCGTTCTGGGATTGGTCGCCGCAACGGTTTCTACGTTGATCGGTACTTTGACCGCTATGGCGCTACATCGCTATAATTTTCGCGGTAAAGGTTTATTGAATGGCCTGCTATTTGTGCTGATGATGTCACCTGAGATTGTGTTAGCGATTTCATTATTGGCGCTGTTTTTATTGATTGGACTGCAGCTCGGTTTTGTGTCTTTATTGCTTGCGCATATCACTTTTTGCTTGCCTTTTGTGGTGATTACCGTCTTTGCGCGTTTGAGTAGCCTAGATGAGAAGCTGATGGAAGCGGCGCGTGACTTGGGCGCGTCTGAGGCAACCATGGTGCGCACCGTACTCATTCCAGTAATTCTACCAGCGGTGATGGCAGGCTGGCTGCTCGCCTTTACTTTATCACTCGATGATGTGGTGGTGTCGACCTTTGTCACTGGCCCAAGCTATGAGATTCTGCCATTACGCATTTATTCTATGGTACGTGTCGGACTAAAACCTGAGGTCAATGCTATCGGTACGCTATTATTAGCGGCGTCTTTGGTGTTAGTGATTATCTCGCAGTTACTATTACGACGGCGTTGA
- a CDS encoding LysR family transcriptional regulator, protein MLELRHLNTLTALRAHGSLAAAADELHVTASAVSHQLKELESYYDVSLVNRRTRPLDFTPAGKAVLALADSILPQVTRTKNNLKRLAHGQAGRLRLASECHSCFDWLMPILNQYRREWSDVELDFATGFEPEPHHLLMEGDIDLLITTSNLPLEGISYQPLFEYESRLVLSPTHDLAERDFVTPTDLVDETLIAYPVEAKRLDIIANFMTPSEVSFKDIRTTELTAMLIQLVASERGVAALPDWVVAEYEKKGWVVSRPLGEGVHCQLYAATRTASQDAAYMQGFAGLLDGILKPL, encoded by the coding sequence ATGCTAGAGCTTCGCCATCTCAATACCCTAACCGCGCTTCGAGCGCATGGCTCATTAGCCGCCGCCGCTGACGAGCTGCACGTTACTGCATCAGCGGTCTCGCATCAACTCAAAGAGCTTGAGAGTTATTACGATGTCAGCTTAGTCAATCGCCGAACACGCCCGCTAGATTTTACCCCTGCAGGCAAAGCCGTGCTCGCCTTAGCCGATAGTATCCTGCCGCAAGTGACGCGCACCAAAAATAACTTAAAGCGTCTCGCTCATGGGCAAGCGGGCAGGCTACGTCTAGCCTCTGAATGTCATAGCTGCTTTGATTGGCTAATGCCGATACTCAATCAGTATCGCCGCGAGTGGTCGGATGTTGAGCTGGATTTTGCCACCGGCTTTGAGCCGGAACCGCATCACTTATTGATGGAGGGTGATATTGATTTGCTGATTACGACTAGCAATTTGCCCCTCGAGGGTATTAGCTATCAGCCGTTATTTGAGTATGAAAGCCGCTTGGTACTCTCACCTACTCACGATTTGGCTGAACGAGATTTTGTCACTCCTACAGATTTGGTTGATGAGACTTTGATTGCTTATCCGGTAGAAGCCAAACGCCTCGATATTATTGCTAATTTTATGACGCCATCTGAGGTGAGCTTTAAAGATATACGCACCACTGAGCTAACGGCAATGCTAATTCAATTGGTGGCTAGTGAACGCGGCGTGGCAGCCCTACCCGATTGGGTCGTCGCTGAATATGAAAAGAAAGGTTGGGTAGTTTCAAGGCCATTAGGAGAGGGCGTGCATTGTCAGCTTTATGCTGCAACGCGGACTGCTAGTCAAGATGCTGCTTATATGCAGGGATTTGCTGGTTTATTGGACGGGATATTGAAACCGTTGTAG
- the potA gene encoding spermidine/putrescine ABC transporter ATP-binding protein PotA, translated as MTDSQTDNIGKTLLQLTGVKKSYDQTDVLTDINLDIKHGEFLTLLGPSGCGKTTLLRLIAGFEQPTAGAIQLEGIQMAGLSADKRPVNTVFQQYALFPHMSVAQNVAYGLKIKKVPKAEIQTRVREVLAMVQMEHLANRRPQDLSGGQQQRVAIARAVINRPKLLLLDEPLSALDHKLRLQMQSELKRLQRELGITFVFVTHDQEEALSMSDRIAVMKDGRFQQIGTPIEIYETPANLFTAKFIGEANLFKAEVRGVYPEQPDRNGKLTNGRIEVEVCEAQKQEGPTNLRNLRRPDFANAVEVGDIVNLLLRPEDLRIYDPADSTHAGLLGKVIESNYKGSTLDSIIELQNGHIIKASEFFDEDDPSFDYKINEAVKVSWVDGWEWLLPNDHDDNADSRANEDTSDKVKFDHNAAKALALDNSTNANADTMHKDID; from the coding sequence ATGACTGACTCGCAAACAGACAACATAGGCAAGACGCTACTACAGCTGACGGGGGTTAAAAAATCCTATGATCAGACGGACGTATTGACTGATATCAATCTTGATATCAAGCATGGCGAATTTCTGACGCTGCTTGGGCCTTCTGGCTGCGGCAAGACGACTTTGCTACGCCTGATTGCTGGTTTTGAGCAACCCACTGCTGGAGCTATTCAGCTAGAGGGTATACAGATGGCGGGCTTGTCTGCAGATAAGCGTCCGGTCAATACCGTGTTTCAGCAATACGCCTTGTTTCCGCATATGAGCGTAGCGCAAAACGTCGCTTATGGGCTAAAGATCAAAAAAGTACCCAAAGCGGAGATTCAAACGCGGGTGCGCGAGGTGCTAGCGATGGTGCAAATGGAGCATCTAGCCAATCGGCGTCCGCAGGATCTCTCCGGCGGTCAGCAGCAGCGCGTGGCTATCGCGCGCGCCGTTATCAATCGTCCTAAACTATTATTGCTTGATGAGCCGCTCTCCGCTCTCGATCATAAGCTGCGTTTGCAGATGCAGTCTGAGCTTAAACGCCTGCAGCGCGAGCTGGGTATCACCTTTGTCTTCGTCACTCACGATCAAGAAGAAGCGCTGTCGATGTCAGATCGCATTGCGGTGATGAAAGACGGTCGTTTCCAACAAATCGGCACCCCTATTGAGATTTATGAAACCCCAGCGAACTTATTTACTGCCAAATTCATCGGTGAGGCCAATCTCTTTAAAGCAGAGGTACGCGGCGTCTATCCTGAGCAGCCTGATCGCAATGGCAAGCTTACCAATGGCCGTATCGAAGTAGAAGTTTGCGAAGCACAAAAGCAAGAAGGGCCTACTAATTTACGTAATTTGCGCCGTCCAGACTTTGCCAATGCTGTAGAGGTCGGCGATATCGTCAACCTACTGCTGCGGCCTGAGGATTTGCGTATCTATGATCCCGCCGATAGCACTCATGCTGGATTATTAGGCAAGGTGATTGAAAGTAATTATAAAGGCAGCACTCTTGACTCTATTATCGAGCTGCAAAACGGCCATATTATTAAAGCCTCAGAATTTTTTGATGAAGATGATCCGAGCTTTGATTACAAAATCAATGAGGCAGTAAAAGTATCTTGGGTCGATGGTTGGGAGTGGCTGTTACCCAATGACCATGATGATAACGCTGACAGCAGAGCTAACGAGGATACTTCAGATAAAGTTAAATTCGATCATAATGCTGCAAAAGCGCTAGCGCTCGACAACAGTACTAATGCTAATGCTGACACTATGCATAAGGATATAGACTAA
- the gloA gene encoding lactoylglutathione lyase: protein MSNAMSSKSQPDNSIKTAGVQPIATQTSGFTFNHTMLRVKDPIKSLAFYTGVLGMTLLAVKKFPEMEFDLYFLAKLTDEECDNLPAGEDLAIYTFRQRGILELTHNYGTEEQDDFSYHDGNEQPQGFGHICFTVPDLESAIAWFDKNDVTFKKRPEEGAMKDIAFIKDVDGYWIEIVQADLMG, encoded by the coding sequence ATGTCAAATGCTATGTCAAGTAAATCGCAGCCTGATAACAGTATAAAAACAGCTGGCGTGCAACCTATTGCTACACAAACTAGCGGCTTTACTTTTAACCATACCATGCTAAGAGTGAAGGATCCTATAAAGTCGCTAGCCTTTTATACCGGCGTCTTAGGCATGACTTTATTGGCGGTAAAAAAGTTCCCTGAGATGGAATTTGACTTGTACTTTTTAGCTAAGCTGACGGATGAAGAGTGCGACAATCTCCCAGCAGGCGAGGATCTAGCGATTTATACCTTTCGTCAACGCGGTATCTTGGAGCTAACGCATAACTACGGTACTGAGGAGCAAGACGACTTTAGCTATCATGATGGTAACGAGCAGCCACAAGGCTTTGGTCATATTTGCTTTACGGTTCCTGACCTAGAGTCGGCTATCGCTTGGTTTGATAAAAATGACGTCACTTTTAAAAAGCGTCCCGAAGAGGGCGCTATGAAAGACATCGCTTTTATCAAAGATGTTGATGGCTACTGGATTGAGATTGTACAAGCGGATTTGATGGGCTAG
- a CDS encoding carbonic anhydrase has translation MPNANRPKTGAEALALLKEGNARYVDSLTSDPSTQRRPELVRDQDPLAIILGCSDARVPVEIVFDQGLGDLFVIRVAGNIVAPSQIGSVEFAADKFDTKLVVVLGHSNCGAVSACVDALINPEQNYSPNLQSIVDRIRPCVYNLHELATANGQDADAEELIDRSIRANVRMSVSQLKHGSRALEDLSSSGQLLIVGAEYNIDTGKVRFLDS, from the coding sequence ATGCCTAATGCTAATCGTCCAAAAACAGGAGCTGAAGCTCTAGCTTTATTAAAGGAAGGAAACGCGCGCTACGTCGATAGTTTGACGAGCGACCCATCGACCCAGCGTCGCCCAGAGCTAGTAAGAGATCAAGATCCATTAGCCATTATTTTGGGCTGCTCTGATGCTAGAGTGCCGGTAGAGATTGTTTTTGATCAAGGTTTGGGCGATTTGTTTGTCATTCGGGTCGCTGGTAATATCGTAGCGCCTTCGCAGATAGGCTCTGTTGAATTTGCTGCTGATAAGTTTGATACCAAGCTTGTGGTGGTGCTTGGTCACTCTAATTGCGGCGCTGTCAGCGCTTGTGTAGACGCCTTGATCAATCCTGAGCAAAACTATTCACCAAATCTACAATCTATAGTCGATCGCATTCGTCCTTGTGTTTATAACTTGCATGAATTAGCCACCGCTAACGGCCAAGATGCTGATGCTGAGGAGTTGATAGACCGCTCTATTCGCGCCAATGTTCGAATGTCAGTCAGCCAGCTCAAGCATGGCTCACGAGCTTTAGAGGATTTATCAAGTAGTGGTCAGCTATTAATCGTTGGCGCGGAGTACAATATTGACACCGGTAAAGTCCGCTTTTTAGACAGCTAA